Proteins encoded within one genomic window of Bombina bombina isolate aBomBom1 chromosome 1, aBomBom1.pri, whole genome shotgun sequence:
- the LOC128652400 gene encoding TALPID3 protein, which produces MLQRSVDTSMQDEDVLDKVYGKPIYQGNRSTLKKGPYLRFSSPSPKSKPHRPRILETVRGIKQKSAKTQTSATGCKVTLTKLKSQERFLPMMQEPQYLFSPTGQSVSMSAPMEGHLIPMAIPLGRSRFDGVCPLPSSVTLTRPHSVTITTSIPSSPPKPQARTVKPNVAVLEVLSEKKDPPQLSVQVGDHCHLP; this is translated from the exons ATGCTTCAGAGATCTGTCGACACTTCCATGCAAGATGAAGATGTTCTGGATAAAGTTTATGGGAAACCTATTTACCAAGGGAATCGCAGCACCCTCAAGAAAGGACCATACCTGCGCTTTAGCTCACCATCACCCAAGTCCAAACCTCACAGGCCCAGGATTCTGGAGACTGTAAGAG GTATTAAACAGAAGTCTGCAAAAACACAGACCAGTGCTACCGGGTGTAAGGTGACTCTAACCAAGCTGAAAAGCCAGGAGCGCTTTTTGCCCATGATGCAAGAGCCGCAGTACTTGTTCAGTCCCACCGGACAGTCCGTCAGCATGTCTGCACCAATGGAGGGACACCTCATCCCAATGGCAATTCCTCTAG gaAGATCACGGTTTGATGGGGTTTGTCCTTTGCCTTCTTCTGTAACTCTTACCCGACCTCACTCTGTAACAATTACTACATCTATTCCATCCTCACCGCCAAAACCACAAGCAAGAACCGTCAAGCCAAATGTGGCAGTGCTAGAAGTTTTATCAGAGAAAAAAGACCCCCCACAACTCTCAGTCCAGGTAGGCGATCACTGTCACCTGCCATGA